Proteins encoded by one window of Cloeon dipterum chromosome 2, ieCloDipt1.1, whole genome shotgun sequence:
- the Spase12 gene encoding signal peptidase complex subunit 1, translating into MDFINSIPTHMDYDGQKRAENLSRLIITLFGVVGLVWGYIIQQFSQTVYILGAGFVLACLLTVPPWPMYRRKPLQWQKQKESESTTHSKSKKKK; encoded by the exons ATGGAtttcataaattcaattcCGACGCACATG GACTATGATGGGCAGAAACGAGCAGAAAATCTTTCCAGATTGATCATCACACTCTTCGGG GTTGTTGGACTTGTCTGGGGATACATCATCCAGCAATTCTCCCAAACTGTTTACATCCTCGGCGCCGGCTTTGTGCTTGCCTGTTTG TTGACTGTTCCCCCTTGGCCCATGTACAGGAGAAAACCTCTGCAATGGCAGAAGCAAAAAGAATCTGAGTCTACAACACATTCCAAgtcaaagaagaagaagtaa
- the schlank gene encoding ceramide synthase 6, with protein MEVLRAISDRFWSRHVWLPPNSTWEDVSKNDVIQHTISTDLIYPIPMALMVLVIRLVCERVMFAPLGVALGLKNVKSKRAPPNAVLEKAYAKIKGPHTHKLIQGLSKQLDISERQIERWLRLRRSQDRPTTLTKFCESSWRCFYYAISFTYGIYVLHDKVWFKDINHCWYNYPHQHLTNDLWWYYMTNMAFYWSLTFSQFFDVKRKDFWQMFVHHIATLLLMSFSWVCNLYRIGSLVIIVHDIADIFLDGAKAAKYANYQRICDCIFALFTCVWIVSRLIVYPFWIIKATSIEAPTVVEMFPAYYIFNSLLLLLLVLHIGWTYLILRIVQNSIMAGKMDGDVRSSSSDDEFPSPITDDDLTKSNNHNSTPTKNGKLN; from the exons ATGGAAGTCCTCCGCGCGATTTCCGACCGATTTTGGAGCAGGCACGTGTGGCTGCCTCCAAACTCGACGTGGGAAGATGTTTCCAAAAATGACGTGATTCAGCACACCATCTCAACCGACCTGATTTACCCCATCCCTATGGCCCTGATGGTTTTGGTCATTCGTCTAGTGTGTGAGAG GGTGATGTTTGCACCCCTCGGGGTTGCCCTTGGCCTCAAGAACGTTAAGTCAAAACGAGCCCCACCTAATGCTGTTTTGGAGAAAGCCTATGCGAAAATAAAAGGCCCGCATACACACAAACTG ATTCAGGGCTTGTCTAAACAACTGGACATTTCCGAGAGGCAAATCGAACGATGGCTCAGGCTGAGGAGGAGCCAAGACAGGCCCACTACGCTGACCAAGTTTTGTGAGTCAAG TTGGCGCTGCTTCTACTATGCCATTTCTTTTACATACGGCATCTACGTGCTGCATGACAAAGTGTGGTTCAAGGACATCAACCACTGCTGGTACAACTATCCTCATCAACACCTGACAAATGATCTTTGGTGGTACTACATGACCAATATGGCCTTCTACTGGTCCCTGACCTTCTCTCAGTTCTTTGACGTGAAACGCAAAGACTTTTGGCAAATGTTCGTTCATCACATCGCCACCCTGTTGCTGATGAGTTTCAGCTGGGTTTGCAACCTCTACAGAATTGGATCTCTGGTCATCATAGTACATGATATTGCCGATATATTCCTGGAT GGTGCAAAGGCAGCCAAATATGCTAACTACCAAAGGATCTGTGACTGCATTTTCGCGCTTTTCACCTGCGTATGGATCGTGTCCCGTTTAATTGTGTACCCATTCTGGATCATCAAGGC GACATCCATTGAAGCACCTACAGTCGTAGAGATGTTCCCAGCGTACTACATTTTCAACTCACTTCTGCTTTTGTTACTTGTCCTGCACATTGGTTGGACATACCTCATCCTCAGGATTGTACAGAATTCAATTATGGCTGGAAAG atgGACGGCGACGTGAGGAGCTCCTCAAGCGATGATGAATTTCCATCGCCAATAACTGATGATGACTTAACTAAGTCCAATAACCACAACAGCACCCCTaccaaaaatggaaaattgaattga